The Ziziphus jujuba cultivar Dongzao chromosome 1, ASM3175591v1 genome segment TGATAATGTTTCTCTGCCCAACACAAAAGGCAAAAGCATTTGCCACATAGGATATCTATTCCACAACTAACTGTGTAAGCACTCCTGATGCCAGTATCAAGGCACAGAATTAAGACCCAAATTTAGGGTTGCCCCCATAATACAATTTCCCaagtttttttataaacaaGTAATGAAATACAACTCATACCTCCTATTATTTGCGGCCTCAGAGGCTTCTTTAATCTgcattgaaaacaaaataagtaCTTAGAATACTCATACGGCTACATAcatattacaataaaaaattttagcaTTTGCACCAACATTAGTTTTCTCTCTTTGGTCTCTACCGCATCAGGCCTAGTTAGACATCGGTGGCTTTGAGGCTGGAGGAGAAAACAAGTAATACAAGGACTCCTATCAATTAATGGTTCTTTTAACTTTGACCCAGAGAATTTGTAGGGACAAGAATTAGGCTTCTGTAGGCAAGAAGCAACTTATTAGCATGATGAAAACAGCTTAACAATCCAACTTCTTGCATTCTCTTTCTCCTTcctcgctttttttttttttttttttttttttttggtttccatGAGTGCTAAAGTTGTTCTCCTTTCTGGTTGCTTCCAATagaattctttcttttctttatctttgtttttgtttataaaaaggTCTCATTGACCAATTACTCAAATAAGATCTGATATATTACAAGATATGATTCAACCCAAATAATATGACCTGTGAATTATTTTACGACAAACCTTATAAATTAAAGGATACCTTTTCTAAGTTTGTCCTATCTTTTTTCCCATGTTCAACTTCCACTGAATTTCCAACGTCATTCGATGATGCTTTTCTAACTTCATGCTCCTTCCAAGGATGTACAAGCATGAAAACATGATCAAAGCTGTTCCCATTTTGTATTGAACTCCTGGTTTAACAAGTGAAGAGTATATAGTTCCATTATAATGCAGAATTCAACAATCGTAACTAGGAAACAGAGTATCTCAGCAACCACTTTTGCTAAACATGAAATTATTTCGTTTGTGAATGCAGAATATAAACGAAATGCTGTCAAATAGTTGAGGAGACTACAATAATAACAGATTGGTTGAGTGAATAGGAAAGCTAGTACATTCCAAATGTGTTGACACTCTCAAATAAAGCCACTTAAACAATCatagtaaatttaaaattaaaacaaatatatacaaaaatgttTAAATGACATGACGGCATAACCTTCTAAAATACAACAATCTCTAATCTCATTAAAACATGAAAGATGAAAAACCCGATAGGAAAaagagttttaatttttaatctaatgAAAATGGACTTGGCTagatgattttttgttttttttttttttttttttttttaaaaaaaaacctcagGGGAATGAACTGAACAACTACTCGTTCTAGGTTATTgagttattttaaatatatttattcttttagcAATCAAGAGAAGTAAAATTTGAGTTTACTTAATAAATTTGGCTAACCATTTTGGAACTATTAATAGcaaaaaattaagtaaatatGAGCCACCAATGTTCCAAATAAAttgacatttatttttttgggaaagaaatagtaataaacaataacaaaaagatTACCAGAAAAATGCTTTTTTGATTTTAACAAATAACGGaacacaaatattattttagaagTAAGGATTTCCAAGCTAAAATTCTTTCAAGTAGTGGATGTTAATTAGGATTTAGAACTAAGGAGTGGCTAATTAAACACTAGAAATATCTacataaatactaaaaaaaaaataaataaataaatctacacTCACCGGCGACAAAAGCTTCGTGGGAGACAGCTGGATATTAGTTCCAACTCTCCCAGCAAGGTTGCTAGCGGTTTTCCTCAGCCTTGGTTGTTATTGATGAAAGAGACAGAAACCCaggaaaaaaacacaaaaggcTCAGGCATAATCAGATAGAAAGAGAATTGATTACGCCTTGACCATACCTTACAAACGACATACCAATCGGTTACAACATAAAAACTTATGGAATCAACAAAATTTTCTCCATCAAACGGCCATGAATTTGTATAGAAAGATGGAaacgagaaaataaaaaatagtcaaaaaattcagaatgggaaaaaaaagtaaaagggctttttagtaattttaaaataaaatgaagtgcAGGTAGAATTTTTATAAAGATTGGGCTTTagaatccatttgacttgaGTATTCGACGTAGGGTTTGACAGACTAGACTTGTAGTTTTAGGCCTTTTAGTTAAAAGAACCGGACAGCCCATTTAATTGGGTTATTTCCAAAAgtctatttttaaatatttgggcTTTTGGAATTGAAACATGCACATTGAATCAGATTGGGAATTAGAATACCGAATCAAAATAAGAATTGAATTGCTATTAGaaattaatattcttttattatgGTGGGCTATAAATAGCCAATAAGAGATTGGAAGTGATaggaaaaatcataaaaaaaaaccagataATTTTGCTTCTTCACCGCTAGGGATATTTTTTAACGCCGTTCTCGTCACCTCATTCGCAGATTCCGCAGACTGAGAAACATGCCTAACAAGCGGACGCTTCGTCGAAGGTTTTTCCTTAAGTTTCTTTTGTGTTTAATGTGAATgcaaattattttctaatttttttttattaggattTAGTAGTTGTTCTTCATGTGGATCTTCCTTTTTaagaagttattttattttatgttattttatattttgattggttCATTGTTAAATAGTTTTCAATTCTGTTGGGTAATTATAGGAATAAAAAGTCAGGCAAAAGTGGGTTGGAGGAATGTGAGAGGTTTACCAGAGTTGAAGGGGTGAATGGGTTGAGAGATGTTGGTGGCAACCTAGGATCCCAACCATTATGGAAGATTTTTATTGAATCCCAGCTATTGAGCCAATTATGTAAGATTTTTGTGGCTATTTGGAATCTCTGGGTGTGCCTAGGGGAGATGTTTTTCTATCTAGCGTGCCAACCCTTCATTTTAGCGTTCACATTCTCTAGTTGGCTTTTACAACTGgatgattatgatgatgatgcacTTGCTGCTGCTGATAATAATTATACACctgctgctgctgttgctgaTAATACACTGGCAGATCATAAACTGAATCTTGTTGCTGATAATACACCTGCGGCAGCTGGTGATAATATGCCTGCTGCTGTTGCTGATAATACACCGGCAGATCATAAACTTAATCTTGTTGCTGATAATACACATGATAATCCTGCTGCAGCTTGTGATAATATGCCTGCTGCTGCAGCTGGTGATAATATGCCTGCTGCCGTTCCTGATAATACACCAGCAGATCATAAACTTAATCTTGTTGCTAATGATACACCTGCTGCAGCTGGTGATAAGATGCCTGCTGCTGTTGATGATAAACCTGCTGTTTCTGTTAAAACACTTGTAAAACTTAAACGTGCACTTAAACTTTTTCCTGATGACACACCGCCAGATCTTAAACATAAACTACCTCGGGTTGATTCTCCACGTCTCAAAATCGAGCCTCCAAGGCTTTGTTTTCCTGGTATGTTATTCCTCTAGTCTGATATCTCTAGGATTGATAATGTAATTTGCGTCCAAGGTTTTGTTTTCCTAATTTGCAATTTCTTTTGTTGCTCAAATCTGATATTTAGTACTTTGTATTCCTTATTTAGtgctttttgttctttaaacatttttaacCCTTACTACTGTTTTAGGCTCAACTTATCCTCTGCTCGTTGACAAGTTGGAGCTCATGGGCAGTCTCTTTATACTTGCTGACAAAAATAATTAGTTGGGTTGATTCTATGTATTAAgttaatatatagaaaaagcTTATAAGTTTATTTGTTCATCAGCCTcattattatccttattattattattattttttttggctgaaccTAATAATTAGTTTATTTGGGCAGTCATCTTTCCggtattattatgtttattatgcTTATGGTTGTCCGTTTCAATTTTTGGCCTAATAATTTCATTCTACATTTTttcatttgtgttttttttttggaaggaaTAAAGGGCAAAATCGTCGACACCTCAGtcataattgaaaatataaccaaatcaTACGTGGCAGTCTCGGTAAATGCGTTACTTTACATCCTTTAATGTGTAATGCctattgaatttattaaatttatatcattGCTCATAATAGTTATATGGTGTGTATCTGGTTTTCTTGCTTTAGGCTCAAACTAGATTTCGATACTTTTATCTCGTTAACAAAAGTGGGTGGGTTCTTCCTCCTGGCGGGCGTGCCATATTCAGGGGTATGATCACAATATATTTCTACTTgagttcttttattattttttaaaaattgaattaattaattaattttttactctAATTCTCTTACCtgaattttttgttgttttaaattgatatctACTAGTGCATTACGTAGACTGTTCTAAGGGAAAACTGAAAACTTGTGGCCGATTCAGAATATTGAGCTGGGAGGTAGAAAAAGCCATGGAATTTGATACTGCTTTGGTGAGTATAGAAATTTGTTCATTCCAAATTTAAGTTACTTTTAAATGATGTTTTTTAACTTAgagagttttatttatttccttatgttttattatttgtttatttttaacacAGCATGGAAAACGTAATGCTGCTGTAGACGCTATATTAAGAGTCCAGTTTACGTAGGTCGCAAGACCTCTTCTACAGTAAATGTTAGTTTTTCGTTTcctttattattgtaaattctGTGTTCCAGACCcgtatttattttgtgttactGATAGTTTGTTTTGTGGACAGTGTGCAGCCGTAATAGGTTTGAGATAAAAGAAGCAGTAGATGAAGGTGGAAGCTCTGACTAAAGAGGCTGTAGACAGAATAGGATTTCTAACAAGATGTTATATATGTTTCTTTGCATTGTCTAATTAGTAACTAATCCCCAATATGGGAAATATATTTCTGTCTCcttttgatatattttgtatattttaggGATGTTTTCACCActgatatgaattttttttatttttttattagagacAATTATGCCTCCAACCACATtcagtttttgatttttattttggtttttgctttttaaattgCTTGCCCTCTTTATGAGTGCTGATAAAACCTTATAGCCTTCAGCCACATCAGTATCAGTCTCACTTTCCTCTTGGGCAACCCTTTGCGTTTTCACGCCTTTGCCTCATCGAAATCTTCTTTTTCTATCATGCTGTGGTAATGTTCAATCTCAAGACATAAAAGTATCAAACATGAGAGAAATGTCTTCAACAAAATGCCCACAGTGCTAAAACAGCATGTAAAAAAGCAGACTTCGATTAACACGCtgtgtaaaataaaatactgcAGGAAGAAATGTCCCTTTCTCATTATCAAACATGGAACTAAGTCTATAAGTGATTTTGAATATTTACCTCCTTATTCACAGGCCTTTAAACTCTTCATGTCCTCTACTGGAGAGAAAATCAGAAAAATGAAAGCGAAGTAAAGcaacaagagagagagagagagagagattccaaGAATACCACTAAGTTTTGATTAATCAAGATAACGGATGCAGTATTTGTTGCTGAACTAAATTCAATACTAACAAATCAGTAACCGTATCTTCATTCTAATTGGTTCATTATAAAGCTAGAAACGTGCAGCACATGCTTGAATTAACAACCACAAGCTCAGCTGGCAACTGAGAGCTGGAGCCTCAGCCGATATTTGACAGCATCACTCCCCCTCAAGCTAGGCTTTTCTGGAACTTAATCAGTTGACGGCATACTTCCCCTCAACCTTTAAGTGTCCTTCTTTTTAGCTCTAAATTGTGCTAGATTGCATACTGAACGGAATAGTACAAACTTTTAACTTGGACCTCAAAAACTGAAACCGTGATTACCTAGAGATTTAGTGAAGACGTCTGAGTTTGTTCTTTGGAAGGCACATACCTAATCTCAATTTCTCTGACTAACACCTTATCTCTAGCAAAACAAAATGCGATTTCCACTTGCATGATGAACTGGGTTAGCAGCGccaatattatatatcaatcaagatcatCTGTTATGTTGCAAGATCATGGCTGTATTTCTAGCCATGCCTTTGTATAAGTGTCCCTATAAATTAGGCATCGCCTAGGCGCCTTCGCTGTTGTCTTAATCAGTTGGTAAACCTACATATTTGTTTGCAGTTGTAAGGTTTcattaagaaagaaaaggagatcAATAAATTTACTCCAATATCTCTTGTTAACAGTGTGTTGGCATTTTTTGTGATATGTTGTCATTTTGTTGCCTATCAATCTTTTTAGAAGTTTTCAATTTGCTGTGCTGAAACATTtctcatatttatattatatagggAAATTTTCAGGCTTCTGCTTTAATTACCTTTCCAGTAGTCAGTGGTTGGACTTTCTCATCGCAATTTCGCTAGTTGGGATTTTTCCAAGTTTTGAATAAACAGGATTATTTACTTTGAAGGTTTCCGGGCAGATGtaattttgatgtgt includes the following:
- the LOC107432708 gene encoding uncharacterized protein LOC107432708 translates to MPNKRTLRRRNKKSGKSGLEECERFTRVEGVNGLRDVGGNLGSQPLWKIFIESQLLSQLCKIFVAIWNLWVCLGEMFFYLACQPFILAFTFSSWLLQLDDYDDDALAAADNNYTPAAAVADNTLADHKLNLVADNTPAAAGDNMPAAVADNTPADHKLNLVADNTHDNPAAACDNMPAAAAGDNMPAAVPDNTPADHKLNLVANDTPAAAGDKMPAAVDDKPAVSVKTLVKLKRALKLFPDDTPPDLKHKLPRVDSPRLKIEPPRLCFPGIKGKIVDTSVIIENITKSYVAVSAQTRFRYFYLVNKSGWVLPPGGRAIFRVHYVDCSKGKLKTCGRFRILSWEVEKAMEFDTALHGKRNAAVDAILRVQFT